A genomic window from Streptomyces sp. NBC_01429 includes:
- a CDS encoding DUF1876 domain-containing protein: MRTKQWSVQICLTEDDDNTRARAVLTTDDTSHIAGNGAARRNPVDRAVPEIGDELAASRALEDLAIRLHDVASDDIVELAGPAHPTMV; encoded by the coding sequence ATGCGCACCAAGCAGTGGTCCGTGCAGATCTGCCTCACGGAAGACGACGACAACACCAGGGCCAGGGCGGTCCTGACTACCGACGACACCTCGCACATCGCGGGGAACGGAGCTGCCCGGCGCAATCCGGTCGACCGCGCGGTCCCGGAGATCGGCGACGAACTCGCGGCCAGCCGCGCGCTGGAGGATCTGGCCATTCGCCTGCACGACGTCGCCTCGGACGACATCGTCGAACTGGCCGGTCCCGCTCACCCGACCATGGTGTGA